A genomic window from Terriglobales bacterium includes:
- a CDS encoding L-ribulose-5-phosphate 4-epimerase: MGDLKKLREEVLEANLDLVRQGLVLYTFGNVSGVSREDGVVVIKPSGVPYEKLRPEDLVATDLKGKVLGGTLRPSSDLPTHIILYNAFPGIGGVAHSHSAYATSWAQARRPIPCFGTTHADYFHGAVPVTESMTESDISANYEENTGHTIVKTFRGIDHESIPAVLVANHGPFAWGPDAKSAAHNAVIVEAVARMAYFTIGINPDAQSIGRGLHDKHFFRKHGRHAYYGQVRNSNEGQ; this comes from the coding sequence ATGGGGGATCTGAAGAAACTGCGCGAGGAGGTGCTGGAGGCGAATCTTGACCTGGTTCGTCAGGGGCTGGTGCTGTACACGTTTGGGAATGTGAGCGGCGTCTCTCGCGAGGATGGCGTGGTGGTGATCAAGCCCAGCGGGGTGCCGTATGAGAAGCTGCGTCCGGAGGACCTGGTCGCGACCGATCTCAAGGGGAAGGTGCTGGGGGGAACGCTGCGGCCGTCTTCCGATTTACCGACGCATATCATCTTGTACAATGCTTTTCCCGGTATTGGCGGGGTGGCGCATTCGCATTCGGCGTATGCGACTTCGTGGGCCCAGGCGCGGCGTCCGATTCCGTGCTTTGGCACGACCCATGCCGATTATTTCCACGGCGCGGTACCCGTTACCGAGTCGATGACCGAGAGTGACATCTCGGCCAATTACGAGGAAAATACCGGACATACGATCGTAAAAACATTCAGGGGCATTGACCATGAATCAATCCCCGCCGTTCTCGTGGCAAATCATGGTCCTTTTGCGTGGGGGCCTGACGCAAAATCCGCAGCTCACAATGCCGTGATTGTGGAAGCCGTGGCGCGTATGGCCTATTTCACAATCGGCATCAATCCCGATGCGCAATCCATCGGCCGCGGGCTGCACGACAAGCACTTCTTCAGAAAACACGGACGCCATGCCTACTATGGGCAGGTACGCAATTCGAACGAAGGACAATAA
- a CDS encoding DUF1059 domain-containing protein gives MAQDVSKGPSSERSTGQGNQKLNFRCADVGAKDCTWQTSGSSESEILKQAEQHARQAHNMTMDENTRNKVRSAIRPQAA, from the coding sequence ATGGCACAAGATGTTTCGAAAGGTCCGTCGTCGGAGCGCAGCACAGGTCAGGGAAACCAGAAACTCAACTTCCGTTGTGCCGACGTTGGCGCTAAGGATTGCACTTGGCAGACGAGCGGGAGCAGCGAAAGCGAGATCCTGAAACAAGCGGAACAGCATGCTCGCCAGGCTCACAACATGACCATGGACGAGAACACGCGGAATAAAGTGCGGTCGGCGATTCGTCCACAGGCGGCGTAA
- a CDS encoding GIY-YIG nuclease family protein gives MRDYRFFVYMLNSSSRRALYTGMTNCVIDRVNEHRSREDKRSFTAQYRAFRLVYYEEFADVHLCIRREKEIKGWTRAKKNALVETINPKWRDLMAEWEEKYGLDFVVPIPPYEGRARQQQNQRQMQPQKQTQGPSPASLRSLAQDDKA, from the coding sequence ATGCGCGACTATCGCTTTTTCGTTTACATGCTGAACAGCAGTTCTCGTCGAGCGCTTTACACCGGCATGACGAACTGCGTGATTGATCGCGTGAATGAGCATCGGTCGCGGGAGGACAAGCGCAGCTTTACTGCGCAGTATCGCGCTTTTCGACTCGTATATTACGAGGAGTTCGCCGATGTCCATCTCTGCATTCGCCGGGAGAAGGAGATCAAGGGATGGACGCGGGCGAAGAAGAATGCTTTGGTAGAGACGATTAATCCGAAATGGCGCGATCTGATGGCGGAGTGGGAAGAGAAATACGGGCTCGACTTTGTTGTGCCGATTCCGCCGTATGAGGGCAGAGCGAGGCAACAACAAAACCAAAGGCAAATGCAACCGCAAAAGCAAACACAAGGTCCTTCGCCGGCGTCGCTTCGCTCCTTGGCTCAGGATGACAAAGCGTGA
- a CDS encoding glycosyl hydrolase family 28 protein: protein MSSSNDNTVSRRKWMVSAAAASIGSGLMGLRSAEAQTPSAGNDETAGARTYNVRDFGAKGDGKVLDTAAFQKAIDTCNREMGGTVLVPAGSYIIGTVQLKSNVRLHLAASAQITGSADGKQYYAADAIPLRGDSTLGDGNVGLIFAVEAENITIDGNGTIDGQGEQFRSPERGVPPPSGRGGAQRPYHLLFYRCRNLAVRDIFLKASAFHSIRVIQSSYAKFEGLHIYNRVNHNNDGFHFISCEYVHVDNCDVQSQDDACALFGSCKWVTVTNSTFSTRWSVFRFGGGIAENIVVSNCVINETYGCPIKMRCGPGSRFENMIFSNIVMRNVTGPISIQIGPGFRRQGSQDSEENREPGIVRNILFSGIHGTVVVPEPLPDVTFVSRYNPGEIKSCIGLNAVEGTLERITLNDVHLVFPGGGTAEEAAVRDVPKIVGEYYAAGIFPSYALFARNVRALSLQNVRFEIAAAEARPAIVFDHVVDAGINGLSVQGTKEEESVLRFIGTRDVLLSSVRLLTPAKVFLQAEGNDGSAVVIDGGDLSKASTAVSGPAANIVRVRS, encoded by the coding sequence ATGTCTTCATCGAATGACAACACTGTTTCGCGTCGCAAGTGGATGGTCTCCGCTGCAGCCGCATCGATTGGCTCGGGATTGATGGGTCTGCGGAGCGCAGAAGCTCAAACTCCCAGCGCAGGCAATGATGAGACAGCCGGCGCCCGTACCTACAATGTTCGCGACTTTGGCGCCAAGGGTGACGGCAAGGTCCTCGACACTGCGGCGTTCCAGAAAGCGATTGATACGTGTAATCGCGAGATGGGCGGTACCGTGCTGGTTCCTGCGGGGAGCTACATTATCGGTACGGTGCAGTTGAAGAGTAATGTCAGGCTGCATCTTGCCGCTTCGGCGCAGATTACCGGCAGCGCGGATGGGAAGCAGTATTACGCCGCAGACGCGATCCCGCTGCGTGGTGATTCGACGCTTGGAGATGGCAACGTTGGGCTGATATTCGCAGTTGAAGCCGAGAACATCACGATTGACGGAAACGGCACGATTGATGGCCAGGGTGAACAGTTCCGTAGCCCGGAGCGTGGTGTTCCGCCGCCGTCCGGCCGAGGCGGCGCTCAGCGTCCGTACCATCTGCTTTTCTATCGGTGTAGGAATCTCGCGGTTCGTGACATCTTTCTCAAAGCCAGCGCATTCCATTCGATTCGAGTCATCCAGTCCTCATATGCGAAGTTCGAAGGTTTGCATATCTACAACCGCGTGAACCATAACAATGACGGATTTCACTTCATTAGTTGTGAGTACGTTCATGTGGACAACTGTGACGTACAGAGCCAGGACGATGCATGTGCACTGTTCGGAAGCTGCAAATGGGTGACGGTTACAAACTCTACATTCAGTACGCGATGGTCAGTGTTCCGTTTTGGAGGAGGGATTGCCGAGAACATCGTCGTATCGAATTGTGTAATTAACGAGACCTACGGTTGCCCAATCAAGATGCGCTGCGGGCCGGGATCCCGTTTTGAGAACATGATCTTTTCCAACATCGTGATGCGGAATGTAACTGGCCCTATTTCGATTCAGATTGGACCAGGATTTCGGCGACAGGGTTCTCAGGACAGCGAAGAGAATCGGGAGCCGGGGATCGTGCGGAACATTTTGTTCTCGGGAATCCACGGGACTGTGGTTGTGCCCGAGCCTCTGCCGGACGTTACATTCGTGAGCCGCTATAACCCAGGCGAGATCAAGTCCTGTATCGGGCTGAATGCGGTGGAAGGCACGCTTGAGCGAATCACTCTCAATGACGTTCACCTCGTCTTTCCGGGCGGCGGCACTGCGGAAGAAGCCGCCGTTCGCGACGTTCCGAAGATAGTTGGCGAATACTATGCTGCCGGGATATTTCCGTCTTACGCGCTCTTTGCGCGAAATGTGCGTGCACTATCGTTGCAGAACGTGCGATTCGAGATAGCGGCCGCCGAAGCCAGACCCGCGATCGTTTTTGATCACGTCGTGGATGCCGGCATCAACGGCCTGAGCGTGCAAGGGACGAAAGAAGAGGAGTCCGTGCTCAGGTTCATCGGCACTCGCGACGTTCTTCTGAGTTCGGTTCGCCTGCTAACGCCCGCCAAGGTCTTCTTGCAGGCAGAGGGCAACGACGGCTCCGCGGTTGTGATCGATGGTGGAGACCTGTCGAAGGCTTCTACGGCGGTCAGCGGACCAGCCGCCAACATCGTACGCGTCCGCTCTTAA
- a CDS encoding glycoside hydrolase family 27 protein: MKQLFLSLLLGASCFAADVTGNWVVESPRNDGTVQKSYFNLKQEGDRISGSIRVTQFFYTIAESSGNSDNFTITGTMKDGRNERHVVYEGKLVGDELHLSTRRRPDAPLTELVAHRTEAGEGAMPPRIDPPSLHPVRDNGLARTPPMGWNSWNYFKSRVDDQVVREIADAMVSSGMRDAGYQYINIDDTWEAGRDAEGNIESNRKFPDMKALADYVHSKGLKLGIYSSPGPNTCAGYEGSYAHEAQDAKTYAKWGIDYLKYDWCGARNLYSDEEMQAVYQKMGDALLASGHPIIYSLCQYGRNDVWKWGPAVGGNLWRTTGDIRDTWDSMSKIGFNQADLAPFASPGHWNDPDMLEVGNGGMTDTEYKTHMSLWSLLAAPLLAGNDIRNMTPATRDILTDREVIAIDQDKAGKQATRVSQTGGQEVWVRELANGDKAIGLFNRADNDAEVSFNWTQVGVQQAPKKLKVRDLWKHSDLPAQKEEYSTLVPSHGVVLLRAHFR; this comes from the coding sequence ATGAAACAGCTATTTCTTTCTTTGCTTCTTGGAGCTTCCTGTTTCGCGGCTGATGTGACTGGAAATTGGGTGGTTGAGTCACCACGAAACGACGGGACGGTTCAGAAGTCATATTTCAACCTCAAGCAAGAGGGTGATCGGATTAGCGGCTCCATTCGCGTAACGCAGTTCTTCTACACAATCGCTGAGAGTTCCGGAAACTCCGATAACTTCACGATCACCGGAACCATGAAAGACGGGAGAAACGAACGTCATGTCGTTTACGAGGGGAAGCTGGTGGGCGACGAACTTCATCTTTCGACTCGGCGGCGGCCCGATGCCCCTCTCACCGAGTTAGTCGCACATCGAACGGAAGCTGGAGAGGGCGCTATGCCTCCCCGTATCGATCCTCCCTCGCTCCATCCTGTCCGCGACAACGGCCTGGCGAGAACTCCGCCGATGGGCTGGAACAGTTGGAACTACTTCAAGAGCCGCGTGGATGACCAGGTGGTACGCGAAATTGCCGATGCGATGGTGAGCAGCGGTATGCGGGATGCCGGCTACCAGTACATCAATATTGACGATACATGGGAAGCCGGCCGTGACGCCGAAGGAAATATTGAGAGCAACAGGAAGTTTCCCGACATGAAGGCTCTCGCGGATTACGTCCACAGCAAAGGGCTGAAACTCGGTATCTATTCTTCGCCCGGACCCAACACCTGCGCCGGATACGAAGGTAGTTACGCGCACGAAGCGCAGGACGCGAAGACATACGCGAAGTGGGGCATTGACTACTTGAAATACGACTGGTGCGGCGCCCGAAACCTCTACAGTGACGAGGAAATGCAAGCCGTCTACCAAAAGATGGGCGATGCGCTCCTCGCCAGCGGACACCCGATCATCTACAGCCTTTGTCAATACGGACGAAACGATGTCTGGAAATGGGGACCTGCAGTCGGCGGAAATCTCTGGCGCACTACAGGCGATATTCGTGACACCTGGGATTCGATGTCGAAGATTGGATTCAACCAGGCGGACCTTGCACCATTCGCCTCCCCGGGACATTGGAACGATCCGGACATGCTGGAGGTGGGCAACGGCGGCATGACGGACACCGAATACAAGACGCATATGAGTTTGTGGTCATTGCTGGCAGCGCCATTGCTGGCTGGTAATGACATTCGGAATATGACACCGGCCACGCGCGACATCCTGACTGATCGCGAAGTGATCGCAATTGACCAGGACAAGGCCGGAAAACAGGCTACGCGTGTTTCTCAAACAGGTGGCCAGGAAGTTTGGGTTCGCGAACTTGCCAACGGCGATAAGGCTATCGGTCTGTTTAATCGAGCCGACAACGATGCGGAAGTCTCATTCAACTGGACGCAGGTCGGCGTTCAGCAGGCGCCCAAGAAGCTGAAGGTGCGGGATCTCTGGAAACACAGTGATCTCCCGGCTCAAAAGGAAGAGTACTCCACTCTTGTTCCCAGTCACGGCGTTGTGCTGCTGCGCGCGCATTTCCGCTAG
- a CDS encoding glycoside hydrolase family 88 protein, producing the protein MVDSTLARYPDATKFGGWGYARSLYLFGQYLVYKRTHDPRYLSYVKQWIDTHIDENGKLDREINALDYVLPANLLIILYDETGEEKYKKALEVFRHRFDDYPRTTDGGFWHATVPSRQWQLWGDGIFMGMPFLVRYGRTLNDAKYADDEATKQILVYYSHLKDPKGGLLYHAYDESGTQKWALPGSHHSSYFWCRAIGWFGMATVDILDALPKDHPNRKKLIRIVERMVKDFARYQDPKTGLWYQIVDKTQDPNNWQETSSSSMYTYIIDVAVKRGYVSKKYKAVAERGYRGVMSKVSMGEDGLVNISDICEGTNVGDLAYYYGRKRNVNDFHGLGAFLIMNEEWKTSLSSMQQTAPRNR; encoded by the coding sequence TTGGTTGACTCGACTCTCGCGCGCTACCCGGATGCGACGAAGTTCGGCGGATGGGGATACGCGCGTTCTTTGTATCTGTTTGGGCAGTACCTTGTCTACAAGCGGACCCATGATCCTCGCTATCTAAGTTATGTCAAGCAGTGGATTGACACTCATATTGACGAAAACGGAAAGTTGGACCGAGAAATCAACGCGCTCGACTACGTACTGCCGGCCAATCTGCTCATCATTCTTTACGACGAAACCGGCGAAGAGAAATACAAGAAGGCTCTCGAAGTATTCCGGCATCGCTTCGACGATTATCCGCGGACGACAGACGGAGGATTCTGGCACGCAACCGTACCGAGCCGGCAGTGGCAGCTATGGGGAGATGGGATCTTCATGGGTATGCCTTTCCTCGTCCGGTACGGACGGACACTGAACGATGCCAAGTACGCTGACGATGAAGCTACGAAGCAGATCCTCGTTTACTACAGTCACCTGAAGGATCCCAAGGGCGGCCTGCTTTATCACGCTTACGACGAGAGCGGAACGCAAAAGTGGGCACTGCCGGGCTCGCACCATTCTTCTTACTTCTGGTGCCGCGCTATCGGTTGGTTCGGAATGGCGACGGTAGATATTCTCGACGCGCTTCCAAAGGATCACCCCAACCGCAAAAAATTAATCCGGATCGTTGAACGAATGGTGAAGGATTTCGCAAGATATCAGGACCCGAAAACAGGGCTCTGGTACCAGATCGTCGACAAAACGCAGGACCCGAACAACTGGCAGGAAACATCGAGTTCCAGTATGTACACCTACATCATCGACGTTGCAGTAAAACGTGGATACGTCAGCAAGAAATACAAAGCGGTAGCTGAGCGTGGATATCGCGGAGTCATGTCCAAGGTTTCTATGGGCGAGGATGGGCTGGTGAACATCAGCGACATTTGTGAAGGTACGAACGTTGGCGATCTCGCCTACTACTACGGCCGCAAGCGCAATGTAAATGACTTTCACGGGCTTGGGGCGTTCCTGATCATGAACGAGGAGTGGAAGACTTCCCTGTCGTCGATGCAACAGACTGCCCCCAGGAATCGATAA
- a CDS encoding endo-alpha-N-acetylgalactosaminidase family protein, with protein sequence MNQDKHDQLDRRAFLRIAGGTALVCATPHLVAHALEIASAERKSPAKPIVLKSETMEIVLDGEDGLPYEYRLITLKSRFRGEGFGQPMTATVCRKTPWQFPTVSLKADSVRSKAAEVEFHFTVNVQQEPAVAFSVRYQLHGSTVTVSMSEVLEHTGYELIEVAMPSLVSVSENDGSAWLAHGDTGGNLAMLRDAKPGELKPNSFWGKVAGTLPVVMLGNGTTVCVQEVTSYMDGTQLEVREIDGVRHASFGTTKSYRVNGGLCYDMNTGTGTPLNCGTANTPNLLVEQPSSCRLDFIGDMNGDGSADWFDGAQFVQKRMPPIPKHIYDEKFVYGILCDQPLFEKPTATFEDCDRIIRQVATLIDYAPQIVHLWGWQYRGKDSGYPAVQEVNSRIGGYDGLMRLMERAKGYNCIVTFSDNYDDAYRSSPAWNPDWIARRPDGQLWESRNWTGENSYIIGMAKYLDAALERVRYTCEHYKLPETTHVDVLSYFSIRNDWDPVHPASGYKNLQARYSILEEFAKHGVDVSSEALRYPMIGKISSFWYMTGPSPCPFGGSPIPLLPTIYRKSAVWGQSGRFTGMKDAILKMLFYNGFAHASFRGASDLPATTDLYYLMMVPWFKLHGRNIAAFRRDGDRTKITFEGNATAEMDWAEKTYSVTIDDIQVAGDLATFCPLDEDRIAFYSTKARELSAPLPRGWDASHIEAAELFPDRRNKTAVTAKNGRITVAVNAQQPVIVYRDSTKMRRSSAVNPQ encoded by the coding sequence ATGAACCAGGACAAACACGATCAACTCGATCGTCGCGCGTTTCTTCGGATCGCCGGCGGTACCGCGCTCGTGTGTGCAACGCCGCATTTGGTTGCTCATGCGCTCGAGATCGCGTCGGCGGAGAGGAAGTCTCCCGCGAAGCCGATCGTGCTGAAATCGGAAACAATGGAGATCGTGCTCGACGGTGAAGATGGGCTGCCTTATGAATACCGGCTAATCACATTGAAGAGTAGATTCCGCGGCGAGGGATTCGGACAGCCGATGACTGCGACCGTATGCCGAAAAACTCCGTGGCAATTCCCCACGGTTTCGCTGAAGGCTGATTCCGTTCGAAGTAAGGCCGCAGAAGTCGAGTTTCACTTTACTGTAAACGTTCAGCAAGAGCCTGCCGTCGCGTTTAGCGTTCGCTATCAACTTCACGGCTCGACTGTTACGGTCAGCATGAGCGAGGTTCTGGAGCACACTGGTTACGAACTCATCGAGGTCGCCATGCCCTCATTGGTTAGCGTGAGTGAGAACGACGGTTCTGCCTGGCTAGCGCACGGGGACACGGGAGGAAACCTCGCGATGCTGCGCGACGCAAAACCTGGAGAACTAAAACCGAACAGTTTCTGGGGAAAGGTGGCGGGGACGTTGCCCGTCGTTATGCTCGGAAATGGAACAACGGTTTGTGTTCAAGAGGTCACATCCTACATGGATGGAACTCAACTGGAAGTTAGAGAGATTGACGGAGTCCGTCACGCCTCGTTCGGTACAACGAAGAGTTATCGGGTGAATGGTGGCCTGTGTTACGACATGAATACCGGCACGGGAACTCCGCTCAACTGCGGCACTGCGAACACGCCCAACCTCCTGGTAGAACAACCGTCGTCCTGTCGCCTGGATTTCATTGGAGACATGAACGGAGACGGGTCCGCCGACTGGTTTGACGGCGCGCAATTCGTTCAAAAGAGAATGCCGCCGATTCCGAAACATATCTACGACGAGAAGTTTGTGTATGGCATTCTTTGCGATCAGCCTCTCTTTGAAAAACCGACCGCGACATTCGAAGATTGCGATCGGATCATTCGTCAGGTGGCCACGCTGATAGACTACGCGCCCCAAATCGTACATTTATGGGGTTGGCAATATAGAGGCAAAGACAGCGGGTATCCGGCGGTACAGGAGGTGAACAGCCGCATCGGCGGATACGACGGCCTCATGCGCCTGATGGAACGTGCCAAAGGTTATAACTGCATCGTAACGTTCTCAGATAATTACGATGATGCGTACCGGAGCAGCCCGGCCTGGAATCCGGACTGGATTGCACGCCGTCCCGATGGGCAGCTTTGGGAGAGCCGTAACTGGACGGGCGAGAACTCCTACATCATCGGAATGGCAAAGTACCTGGACGCGGCGCTCGAAAGAGTTCGATATACCTGCGAACATTACAAGCTTCCGGAGACGACGCACGTCGACGTGCTCTCGTATTTCTCTATCCGCAACGATTGGGACCCGGTTCATCCTGCTAGTGGATACAAGAACCTGCAAGCCAGGTACAGCATTCTCGAAGAATTCGCAAAGCACGGCGTCGATGTCAGTTCAGAGGCGCTGCGTTATCCGATGATCGGAAAGATCAGCTCTTTCTGGTACATGACGGGACCGAGTCCGTGTCCATTCGGCGGATCGCCGATTCCGTTGCTACCGACCATCTATCGGAAAAGCGCAGTGTGGGGCCAGTCGGGACGATTCACCGGAATGAAAGACGCAATATTGAAAATGCTCTTCTACAACGGATTCGCGCATGCCTCCTTCCGCGGAGCCAGCGATCTTCCCGCTACCACCGATCTCTACTATCTGATGATGGTTCCGTGGTTCAAACTGCATGGTCGGAATATTGCGGCTTTTCGGCGTGATGGCGATCGAACCAAGATTACGTTTGAGGGGAATGCAACTGCGGAAATGGATTGGGCTGAGAAAACCTATTCGGTCACTATCGATGATATTCAGGTTGCCGGCGATCTCGCGACCTTCTGTCCCCTAGACGAAGATCGAATCGCTTTCTATTCGACCAAGGCGCGCGAATTATCGGCGCCACTCCCGAGAGGATGGGACGCTTCTCACATCGAAGCAGCGGAGCTCTTCCCCGATCGTCGGAACAAGACAGCTGTGACTGCAAAGAACGGAAGGATTACGGTTGCAGTAAACGCGCAACAGCCCGTCATCGTTTACCGTGACTCAACGAAGATGCGTCGATCATCAGCCGTGAACCCACAATAG
- a CDS encoding alginate lyase family protein — MPITRRDFCAKAGILAAALPFSLDLSRTEGESEPDVRKIDRERILSDARRYLREQPITITAYSSPRSAGGKHDYFSEGDYWWPDPKNPGGPYIQRDGLSNPDNFNSHRLALIRLSLQVPALTAAWLITSDKRYSEHARKHLRAWFLDPATLMNPNLQYAQAIHGRTTGRGIGIIDTLHLVEVARSLSVLEGSDQLAGDELSGLKKWFAQYLHWMTTSQNGKDECDAKNNHGTSWLVQAAEFARFTGNEETTLFCRSRFKETIVPNQIAADGSFPLELRRTKPYGYCIFNLDVMAAACQILSTREDSLFRFALPDGRGFAKAIAYMFPYIADKSTWPHRHDVEYWNDWPVRQPSLLFGGIALNRPEYFTVWRRLDPDPTVPEIIRNYPFRQPVLWVTSEAAI, encoded by the coding sequence GTGCCAATCACGAGACGCGATTTTTGTGCAAAGGCGGGAATTCTTGCGGCAGCCCTGCCATTCTCACTCGACTTAAGCCGAACGGAAGGGGAGAGCGAGCCCGACGTACGCAAGATCGATCGTGAAAGAATCCTGAGCGATGCTCGCCGGTACCTGAGGGAACAACCGATCACGATTACCGCGTACTCGAGTCCGCGGAGCGCCGGGGGCAAGCACGATTATTTCTCCGAAGGTGACTACTGGTGGCCGGATCCGAAGAATCCGGGCGGCCCATACATTCAGCGCGACGGGTTGTCTAACCCCGATAATTTCAACTCGCATCGCCTCGCGCTGATCCGCCTCAGTTTGCAGGTTCCGGCACTTACTGCTGCGTGGCTGATCACTAGCGATAAGAGATATTCCGAACACGCGAGGAAGCACTTGCGAGCATGGTTTCTTGATCCAGCGACCTTGATGAATCCGAACCTGCAGTACGCACAGGCGATTCATGGACGAACCACCGGACGCGGAATCGGAATCATCGACACGCTCCACTTAGTGGAGGTTGCGCGCTCCCTGTCCGTTCTGGAAGGCTCCGATCAACTTGCGGGAGATGAACTCTCGGGACTGAAAAAGTGGTTTGCACAGTATCTGCATTGGATGACAACATCGCAAAACGGCAAAGACGAGTGCGATGCCAAAAATAACCATGGCACGAGTTGGCTGGTGCAGGCGGCTGAATTTGCGAGGTTCACGGGAAATGAAGAAACAACTTTGTTCTGCCGCAGCAGATTCAAGGAAACTATCGTTCCAAATCAGATCGCTGCAGATGGAAGTTTCCCGCTCGAATTGCGACGTACTAAGCCTTATGGTTATTGCATTTTCAATCTCGACGTAATGGCCGCCGCTTGCCAGATACTGTCTACCCGCGAAGATAGTCTCTTCCGCTTTGCTCTGCCGGATGGACGCGGATTCGCGAAAGCGATCGCGTATATGTTTCCCTACATCGCTGACAAGAGTACGTGGCCTCACCGGCACGACGTTGAATATTGGAATGACTGGCCGGTTCGTCAGCCCAGTCTATTGTTCGGAGGCATCGCTCTAAACCGACCGGAATATTTCACAGTGTGGAGGCGCCTGGATCCCGATCCAACAGTGCCGGAAATCATTCGCAACTATCCCTTCCGCCAGCCAGTGCTCTGGGTTACTTCAGAAGCTGCGATTTAG